In Eupeodes corollae chromosome 3, idEupCoro1.1, whole genome shotgun sequence, a single genomic region encodes these proteins:
- the LOC129949848 gene encoding F-box/LRR-repeat protein 14, with protein MTTNAEILPYHQTTISLQTAAALSSYHGGGAGGGGGGTTHIGWTMDDHLYQQTELHGMTPHRTHHLLRFTPYALHRPQLQTLSHHHHHHHAHLPPAIFLQHATGSAMKSHQRPATPASPPPPEGTHIGHLYPEILEMIFQRLPVKDRGRVAQVCTNWRDAAYAKSVWKGVQAKLHLKRSSPSLFASLVRRGIKKIQILSLRRSLRDLVMGVPNMVSLNLSGCYNVADINLGHAFSMDLPNLKELDLSLCKQITDTSLGRIAQHLKNLETLELGGCCNITNTGLLLIAWGLKKLKNLNLRSCWHISDQGIGHLSGLSKETAEGNLELEYLGLQDCQRLSDEALGHIAQGLTSLKRINLSFCVSITDSGLKHLARMPKLQHLNLRSCDNISDIGMAYLTEGGSGIISLDVSFCDKISDQALTHIAQGLFQLRSLSLNQCQITDQGMLKIAKSLHELEHLNIGQCSRITDKGLQSLADDLINLKTIDLYGCTQLSSKGLDVVMKLPKLSKLNLGLWLVR; from the coding sequence ATGACTACGAATGCCGAAATCCTACCCTACCATCAGACGACGATTTCGCTCCAAACTGCGGCAGCTCTGTCGAGCTATCATGGCGGTGGAGCTGGTGGTGGGGGTGGCGGTACAACTCATATCGGTTGGACAATGGACGATCACCTGTACCAACAGACCGAATTGCACGGAATGACTCCACACAGGACACATCACCTTCTCCGATTCACTCCCTACGCCCTGCATCGACCTCAGTTACAGACCCTCagtcatcatcaccatcaccaccatGCACATCTGCCCCCAGCTATCTTCTTGCAGCATGCCACCGGATCTGCAATGAAGTCTCACCAGCGTCCCGCAACTCCAGCTTCACCTCCTCCGCCAGAGGGCACACACATCGGTCATCTGTATCCAGAGATCCTCGAAATGATCTTTCAGAGGCTTCCAGTCAAGGATCGCGGTCGTGTGGCTCAGGTGTGTACGAACTGGAGGGATGCCGCATACGCCAAGAGCGTGTGGAAGGGAGTACAGGCCAAATTGCACCTAAAACGCTCTAGTCCTAGTCTCTTTGCATCGCTGGTGCGAAGGGGTATAAAGAAAATCCAAATTCTCTCCCTGCGTCGATCACTGCGCGACTTGGTCATGGGGGTGCCAAACATGGTCTCCCTGAACCTCAGCGGTTGTTATAATGTGGCCGACATCAATTTGGGACACGCATTCTCCATGGACCTGCCCAATCTGAAGGAACTTGATCTTTCCCTCTGCAAACAGATCACCGACACTAGTCTAGGACGGATAGCGCAACATCTGAAGAACCTCGAGACCCTGGAACTTGGGGGTTGTTGCAACATCACGAATACTGGTCTCCTCCTGATCGCGTGGGGTCTGAAGAAATTAAAGAACCTCAACCTCCGATCGTGCTGGCACATCAGTGATCAAGGCATCGGACACTTATCCGGGCTGAGTAAGGAAACCGCGGAAGGCAATCTAGAGCTGGAATATCTCGGTCTGCAGGATTGCCAACGACTGAGCGATGAAGCACTCGGTCACATAGCACAAGGTCTAACGTCACTTAAACGAATTAACTTGAGTTTCTGCGTCTCGATAACCGACAGTGGACTCAAGCATCTAGCACGGATGCCCAAGTTACAGCACTTAAACCTACGATCCTGCGATAACATCTCCGACATTGGCATGGCCTACCTTACAGAGGGCGGCAGCGGTATTATCTCCCTTGATGTAAGCTTCTGTGACAAGATCAGCGATCAGGCTCTCACGCACATCGCTCAAGGTCTCTTCCAACTGCGATCACTGAGTCTCAACCAGTGCCAAATAACCGATCAAGGAATGCTCAAGATCGCCAAATCCCTGCACGAACTCGAGCATCTGAATATCGGTCAATGCAGTCGGATAACCGACAAGGGTCTTCAATCGCTCGCCGATGATCTTATCAATTTGAAAACTATCGATCTGTACGGTTGTACGCAATTGTCATCGAAGGGCCTGGATGTGGTCATGAAGCTGCCCAAACTGTCGAAGCTAAATCTCGGATTATGGCTTGTAAGATGA